The following proteins come from a genomic window of Oncorhynchus nerka isolate Pitt River unplaced genomic scaffold, Oner_Uvic_2.0 unplaced_scaffold_1156, whole genome shotgun sequence:
- the LOC135569871 gene encoding N-alpha-acetyltransferase 60-like produces MTDVVSPTALSEVQLRLLCHDDIGSVKLLCGDWFPIEYPDSWYNDITSNKKFFSLAAIFKGGIVGMIVAEIKGRTKVHREVLVLG; encoded by the exons ATGACCGACGTGGTGTCCCCCACTGCGCTCAGCGAAGTCCAGCTCCGCCTCCTCTGCCACGATGACATAGGCAGCGTCAAGCTGCTGTGCGGTGATTGGTTCCCCATCGA GTACCCAGACTCATGGTATAATGACATCACATCCAACAAGAAGTTCTTCTCCCTCGCCGCCATTTTCAAGGGAGGCATCGTGGGAATGATCGTAGCTGAGATCAAGGGCCGGACCAAAGTACACAGAGAGGTACTGGTGCTGGGGTAG